In Chitinispirillales bacterium, the genomic window AACGCTAAAGAAGACGAATCAAAGGCGACGCGGAAGCCCAAATCGCCGTTGCCGGAGGACGGCGTAGCGTAGCTGCGAATGGCAACACGGCAAATCTGCGAATAGTTGTACCAACCGCCGCCGCGAATAACGCGGTCAGAGCCAGATGATGGTCCTACTGGGTCGGTTATTAAACCTGTGGAATAACTTCCATACCAATCACTGCAC contains:
- a CDS encoding formylglycine-generating enzyme family protein, coding for EFAARGGNKSKGYIFSGSDNLSEAGWYWDNIPSQNSSNSGYGAQPVGQKKANELGIYDMSGNVWEWCSDWYGSYSTGLITDPVGPSSGSDRVIRGGGWYNYSQICRVAIRSYATPSSGNGDLGFRVAFDSSSLALQE